One genomic segment of Pseudomonas fortuita includes these proteins:
- a CDS encoding CoA-acylating methylmalonate-semialdehyde dehydrogenase, with translation MSIVQHLIHGELVSKGERTADVFNPSTGQAVRKVELASRATVQEAIDSAKAAFPAWRNTPPAKRAQVMFRFKQLLEQNEAKISQMISEEHGKTLEDAAGELKRGIENVEFACAAPEVLKGEYSRNVGPNIDAWSDFQPLGVVAGITPFNFPAMVPLWMYPLAIACGNAFILKPSERDPSSTLYIAQLLLEAGLPKGILNVVHGDKEAVDALIEAPEVKALSFVGSTPIAEYIYAEGTKRGKRVQALGGAKNHAVLMPDADLDNAVSALMGAAYGSCGERCMAISVAVCVGDQVADALIAKLEPQIKALKIGAGTSCGLDMGPLVTAAARDKVVGYIDDGVAAGAKLVVDGRGLRVAGNEDGYFVGGTLFDKVTPQMRIYKEEIFGPVLCVVRVNSLEQAMQLINDHEYGNGTCIFTRDGEAARLFCDEIEVGMVGVNVPLPVPVAYHSFGGWKRSLFGDLHAYGPDGVRFYTRRKAITQRWPQRSSHEASQFAFPSL, from the coding sequence ATGAGCATTGTTCAGCACCTGATCCATGGCGAGCTGGTTTCCAAGGGTGAGCGCACCGCCGATGTCTTCAACCCGTCCACCGGCCAGGCTGTGCGCAAGGTCGAATTGGCCAGCCGCGCGACCGTGCAAGAAGCGATCGACTCCGCCAAAGCGGCCTTCCCGGCCTGGCGCAACACCCCGCCGGCCAAGCGCGCCCAGGTGATGTTCCGCTTCAAGCAATTGCTGGAGCAGAACGAAGCCAAGATTTCGCAGATGATCAGCGAAGAGCATGGCAAGACCCTGGAAGACGCAGCCGGCGAACTGAAGCGCGGTATCGAGAACGTTGAGTTCGCCTGCGCAGCACCAGAAGTGTTGAAGGGCGAGTACAGCCGCAACGTCGGCCCGAACATCGATGCCTGGTCCGACTTCCAACCGTTGGGCGTGGTCGCTGGCATCACCCCGTTCAACTTCCCGGCCATGGTGCCGCTGTGGATGTACCCCCTGGCTATCGCCTGCGGCAACGCTTTCATCCTCAAGCCTTCCGAGCGTGACCCGAGCTCGACCCTGTACATCGCCCAGCTGCTGCTGGAAGCCGGCCTGCCGAAGGGCATCCTGAACGTGGTGCACGGCGACAAGGAAGCGGTGGATGCGCTGATCGAAGCGCCTGAAGTAAAAGCACTGAGCTTCGTCGGTTCAACGCCGATCGCCGAATACATCTATGCCGAAGGCACCAAGCGCGGCAAGCGCGTACAAGCCTTGGGTGGCGCGAAGAACCACGCAGTACTGATGCCGGATGCCGACCTGGACAACGCCGTCAGCGCACTGATGGGTGCCGCCTACGGTTCGTGCGGCGAGCGTTGCATGGCTATTTCGGTGGCGGTCTGCGTGGGCGATCAGGTGGCCGATGCCCTGATTGCCAAACTGGAGCCGCAGATCAAGGCACTGAAGATTGGTGCCGGCACCTCGTGTGGCCTGGACATGGGCCCTCTGGTGACTGCTGCTGCCCGTGACAAGGTAGTGGGTTATATCGATGACGGTGTTGCTGCTGGTGCCAAGCTGGTGGTAGATGGCCGTGGTTTGCGTGTGGCCGGCAATGAAGATGGCTACTTCGTGGGTGGCACCCTGTTCGACAAGGTGACCCCGCAGATGCGCATCTATAAAGAAGAGATCTTTGGCCCGGTGCTGTGTGTAGTGCGTGTGAACAGCCTGGAGCAGGCCATGCAGCTGATCAATGATCACGAGTACGGCAACGGTACCTGCATCTTTACCCGTGACGGTGAAGCGGCGCGCCTGTTCTGCGACGAGATCGAAGTGGGCATGGTCGGTGTAAACGTGCCGCTGCCGGTCCCGGTGGCCTATCACAGCTTTGGCGGCTGGAAGCGTTCGCTGTTCGGTGATCTGCATGCTTATGGGCCGGATGGGGTGCGCTTCTATACCCGTCGCAAAGCGATTACCCAGCGCTGGCCGCAGCGTTCCAGCCATGAAGCGTCGCAGTTTGCATTCCCTAGCCTTTAA